TCCTTTCGAGCCTCGCGCCCGAAACCGAAAAAGCCGCGGATCTTTCCCAGGTCAAAGAGGTTTTGGCGGCCATGGACGCCGAAGGAGTCGATTTCAAGATCGTCTCGTTGCATTGGGGATTCGAGTTTGAGTTCTATCCCTCGCCGAAAACCATGCAGGTCGGTAGAGAGATCGTCGCGGCCGGCGCCGACGTAATCATGGGCAGCCACCCGCACGTGCTGCAGCCGAGCGAGGTTTGCTACGTCAACGGCTACGAAGAGCGCCACGGACGTGTCAAAGACCAGCTTGCGGCGATGAGCCATCCGGCAGGTTGCTTGCTCAAGGACGGGAACGGAAAACCAAGAAAGGCGCTGATACTCTACTCGCTCGGAAATTTCACTACGGCGATGTACACCTTTTTTTGCGAGGTGGGAATCATCCAGAATATCCGAGTGACAAAAAATGAAGCTTCCGGCGCAGTGGACTGGGGACTTCCGGGGTATGAATTAGTCTACAATTTGCGGCGCGATCCTGTCACTCAAAAACGGGCGGTCTTATTGATGGATGATTACCTGCGGCAAAACTGCCGGCAAAATGAGTGTCCGGAAGACGTGGTTCAGTCTGTGGCGTTTCTCCATCGTCACTTGAGAGGCACGGAGTGAATGAAAAGTTCGAGATGCTCTACTCGATTTTATACGGCACCTGGATCGGGCCGTAGCCCTGCCAATATTTTTTATTCACCGGATCATATCTTCCCTGAAGGAAACCGCCGGCCTTCTCGGCGCGCACGATGATGGCGACGGTGCGCTCCTCGCCGCTGGCCTCGGCGTGAATTTCCCACGGGCGGACGAGATCCACTTCTCCCTGACCGGCGCGGAGCTTGCTCACGCCGCGGATCTCCGCATAGTCCGGCTTCGACCCGTCGTCCATGCGCTGATACCGCTGGATCGTCTCCGTGCCGTCCAAGACTCCGTAAAGCGTCCAGTTGTGAGCGTGATCGTGAATCTGCGTTCGCGTGTGCGGCGCCTTCGTGAGTCCATTGACGACGAAGCCGAAATCGGGATCTTCGTAGAAAAGAAGGTTCTCCGCCCTTTCCTTGTGCGCGCACTCCGGCCAGTTCCTGGAAGATTCTCTTATCCCGTCGTCGGCCAAAAGCTCGCGCAGAAGCGGCGCGAGTTTTTCCCATCGCCGATCCAAATCTTTTTCTTCAGAAAATAATTGGCGAGTTGACGCGATGAATCGGCTAAAACCGGAGTCGGCCATAAGGACCTCCGAGCTGACTGGAGTCTCGAGCTCTGGATATTCTTAGCCTGCGCGTGATGCTCGGGTCAAGGTCTCTAAATTTTCGATTTTGGATTTTAGAGATTAATCGAAAAACGGGTCAGCCAAAAAGAGAGGCTGATCAACCTCGGGCTGAAATCGAAAATCTAAAATGGTGGGGGGCTCCCTGGATGCGCGAGGACTAGGTGCCCATGTTCCATGAGGAGAGATACTTCTCCTGTTCGGAACTGAGCCGGTCGATGCGAATCCCCATGCTGGAAAGTTTGAGGCTGGCAACCCAATCTTCGACCGCCTTGGGAACTTCGTAAACTTGCGGCTTGAGCTTGCTCCGGTTTTTGACCGCCCATTCGGAGGCCAGTGCCTGGGTGGCGAAGCTCATGTCCATGACGGACGCGGGATGGCCTTCGGCCGCGGCTAAATTGACCAGCCGCCCTTCGCCGAGGATAAAAATCTTTTTTCCGCCCGGCAAGGTATACGCATCCACGAAATTGCGCACGTTTTTTTCTTCCTTGCGCGCCATCTGCTTCAGCGCCTTCAAATCGATCTCGATGTCGAAGTGGCCCGAGTTGCAAACCACGGCGCCGTCCTTCATTAATTTTAAATGCTCTTTGCCGACGACGTGCATGTCGCCGGTGAGCGTGATGAAGAGATCGCCGATCTTGGCCGCCTCTTTCATCGACATCACTTCGAAGCCGTCCATCGCCGCTTCCAGCGCGCGAATCGGATCCACTTCGGTCACGATCACCTTCGATCCCATGCCACGGGCGCGCGAGGCGACGCCCTTGCCGCACCAGCCGTAGCCCGCGATCACGACCCGCTTGCCGGCCAGCAGCATGTCCGTCGCGCGAATAACTCCATCGATCGTCGATTGGCCCGTGCCGTAGCGGTTGTCGAAGAGATGCTTTGTGCTCGCGTCGTTCACGGCGATCACGGGAATTTTTAACTTTTTGTCGGCGGCCAACGCGCGCAGCCGGATGACGCCCGTCGTGGTCTCTTCCATGCTGGCGATCAAATTGGAAGCCAGATGCGCATAGTCCTTGTGCAGCATGGAGACGAGATCGGCGCCGTCGTCCATCGTGACGACCGGCGCGTGGTCGAGCGCGGCCCGGAGATGGCGATAATAGGTTTTGTGATCTTCTCCCTTGATCGCAAAGGTAGGAATCCGGTCGTGTTTGACGAGGCTGGCTGCGACGTCGTCCTGGGTCGAGAGCGGATTGGACGCGCAGAGCAAGACTTGTGCGCCGCCGGCCCTCAGCGTCTGAACCAAGTTGGCGGTCTCCGCCGTGACGTGAAGGCACGCTGAGAAGCGGAGTCCCTGAAAAGGCTTTTCCTTCTGGAAGCGCTCGCGCACTCTGCCGAGAACCGGCATGTCCTGCCCGGCCCAGGCGATGCGCTTTTTGCCCTGCGGAGCTAAAGCGAGACTTTTAACGTCGTATTTCTTTCCGGCCATGATGACGGCCTTTTCCCGGCCCGAACTGCTTATACTTTCGCTGCGGCTTTTTTCAGCGCCTCGACCTGGTCGGTCTTTTCCCAGGTGAAGCAGCCGTTTTCGGGGACGCGGCCGAAGTGACCGTAGGAAGCGGTAGAGCGGTAGATAGGACGCTTTAAGTCGAGAGCTTGGATAATGCCTTTGGGCGTGAGACTGAAAACTTCTCTGACGATCCGTGAAAGATCTTTTTCGGGAATCGTTCCCGTATCGAACGTATCGACCGTGATGGAGACCGGATCGGCGACGCCGATCACGTAGGCCAACTGCACCTCGCATTTGCGCGCGAGCTGGGCGGCGACGATGTTCTTCGCGATGTAGCGCGCCATGTAGGCGGCGCTGCGATCGACTTTAGAAGGATCTTTTCCCGAAAACGCGCCGCCGCCGTGGCGGCCCATGCCGCCGTAGGTGTCCACGATGATCTTTCTTCCCGTCAAACCGCAGTCTCCCTGCGGCCCGCCGACGACGAACCGGCCGGTGGGATTGACGTGATAGACCGTGTTCTTGTCGAGAAAATCCGCCGGGACGACGGCGCGGATCACGCCGTCGATGACCGTATCTTTGAGTTTTTTGTATTCGACCTCGGGAATGTGCTGCGTCGAGATGACGACGCTCGTCACTCGCGCGGGTCTGCCGTCGCGATATTCCACGGTCACCTGCGACTTGCTGTCGGGTCTTAAGAACGGAGCTTCGCCGCCTTTTCGAATCTTGGCGAGATACTTAACCAGACCGTGCGCCATCTGAATCGGAAACGGCATCAGCTCGGGAGTCTCGTCGCAGGCGTACCCAAACATCATTCCTTGATCGCCGGCGCCCTGCTCCTTGTGCAGCCCTTCGCCTTCCGTTACGCCTTGAGAAATATCCGGCGACTGGCGCTCGATCGCGCTGATGATCGCGCACGTGTTGCCGTCAAAACCCATCGCCGAGTCGTTGTAGCCGATCTCGCTGACGACTTCGCGGATGATTTCGTTATAGCCGACTTTGGCCTTGCTCGTGATCTCGCCGGCGACGACGACCATGCCGGTCTTCGTCAGCGCCTCGCAGGCGACGCGGCTGTCGGGATCGCCGCTCAAATGCGCGTCGAGAATCGCATCGGAAATCTGATCGCACATCTTGTCGGGATGGCCCTCGGAAACCGACTCCGAGGTAAAGAGGAAATCCTTGGCTGCCATTTAGCACACCTCCGGGGACCTTGCCGGAATAAAATCGAATCTCTCCCGTATATCGGAGAAACCGGCTGTAATCAACCCCGATTCTGATCTCATGATGATCAACCGATTCATGGACGCCCGCTCCGCGAAAATCTCGAATTGCGGTCAGGATCAGGGCAAGCTTACTCGCTCTCGAAGAATTTCTTGTCGACGAGTTTTTCAACGGCGCGGAGAGCTTCCCCGGCCTGTTTTCCCTTGGCCTCGACGGCGATCTCGCTGCCCTGCGTGGCGGCCAGGGTGAGCACGCCCATGATGCTCCGCCCGTCCACGGTCTGGCCGTCTTTGGAAATCGTGACCTCGGCGTCAAAACGATTTATTGTCTGGACCAAAAGGGCGGCGGCGCGCGCGTGCAGGCCGAGCTTGTTCTTGATCGCGAGTTTTTTCACGAGCTTGTCCATCGCTTCATTTGTCGATGTCGCGGTGCTTCACGTGGATGCGAAATTGCTCTCCGTCGAGCCTCTTTTTTAGTTCCTCTACCAAGACCACGGAGCGGTGTCTTCCGCCGGTGCAGCCGAGGGCGAGCGTCAGGCTGCTCTTTCCCTCGCGCACGTATTGCGGCAGGGTAAATTCCAGCAGGGCATAAAGCCGGTCGAGAAAAACGTGCGTCTCATCCAGTTTGAGAACATACTCTGCGACGTCGGGTTCCAGTCCCTTTTTTTCCCTCAGCTCATGGACGAAAAACGGGTTGGGGAGAAAGCGTACGTCGAGGATCATGTCCGCGTCGGGCGGGATGCCGTACTTGTAGCCGAAGGAGGTAAGAAACAGGTTCATTCGGCGCGGGCTCACGCTCTGGCTGAACTGCTCTTCGACCTCTTTTTTAAGCTCGTGCACGTTCAGTTGGCTCGTGTCGATGACTTTGTCGGCCAAGGCGCGCATCCCCTCCATGGCTTTGCGCTCGCGGGCGATTCCCTCCTGTACCGGGCCGTCGCCGGCCAGCGGATGCGGCCGGCGCGTCTCGCTGAAGCGGCGCAGCAGCACGTCGTCGGAAGCGTCCAGATACAAAACCTCCACGTGGTGTCCGACGCTGCGGAGTCCGGTCAGGACTTCGGGCCAGGATTGCAGGAATTGACCGGCGCGGAGATCCACGCCCAAGGCGATCCGGCTGATGCCCTCGCCGTAACCGCGGCAAAGTTCGATGAACCTGGGGATCAGGGCGACGGGAAGGTTGTCGATGCAGAAGAAGCCTCGGTCTTCGAGCGCGCGGATCGCCACGCTCTTTCCCGAGCCCGAGAGCCCGGTCACGACGACGATATCCAAACTGTCGATCATAAAAACAAGCTATCAGCCGTCAGCTTTCAGCGATCAGCTAAGGAAAAAACGGAAACTCTCTATCCGGGCTGACGGCTGATTGCTGACAGCTTCCCGGCTAAAATTTCCGATCTTCCTCGACGATCACGGCAAAGATCTCTTCTTGCGTCTTTCCCTCCATGAGCCGGACGCGAAAGGAGCTGTCTTTCAACAGGCGCGAGATTCGCGCCAGCGCCTTCAAATGGTCCGCCGCCGAGTCTTCCGGCGCGATCAGGACGAAAAAGAGATGGGTCGGGCCGCCGTCCAAAGAATCGAAATTAACGCCCTGAACGCTCCGGGCAAAAATTCCGGTGACTTGCCGAATGCCGGGCACTTTCCCATGAGGGATCGCCACGCCTTCGCCGATGGCCGTGCTGCTGATCTTCTCTCTTTCCAGCAAGGTGTCGAACAGGCTCCGGGCATCCAAAGCGCGGTCCAAGGAGGCCAGGCAATCGGCCATTTCTTTAAGCACTGACCTCTTGTCCTTTCCCTTGAGGTCCGGGATGATCCTCGCCGCAGCCAAAAAATCGGTGATCTTCAAGTTTTTACCCTTCTTCTTTTGAGTCTGGTCTTGGTTTTATATTTTCGAATCTGCTGCTCGATCTTGTCCAGCAACAGATCGATCGCGGAATAAAGGTCGGCGGTCTCTTCGCGCCCGTGAATCGTCATGCCGCGCGCCTGGATCGTGACTTCCGCCAGTTGCCGCTCGCGCGAGTCCACGGAAAGGACGACGTGGGCTTCCAGGGGCCGGTCGAAATATTTGCCGATCTTGTGGAGCTTCTCCTCCGCGTAATGTTTCAGCGCATCCGTCGGCCGCGTGTGGCGGAAGGTGACGGAAACTTTGACGTCGGTCATGGATAGCTTCACTCGCGCTATTTGCGCAAATAAGGCTGCCGCCGCCGGGAAGAAGGAAGGATGCCCATCGCCTCGCGGTACTTAGCCACCGTCCGCCGGGCGATGCCGATCGCGTCGTCGCTCAGAAGCTTGGCGATATGCTGATCGCTGAAGGGCCTTTTCGGATCTTCCGTGGAGATGATGCCGCGGATCTTGTCCTTGACGCTCTCGGCGGCGATGTCTTCCCCGTTGCCCGATCGGAGGCCGCTTTGGAAAAAATATTTCAGCTCGAAGAGGCCGTGCGGCGTGTGCACGTACTTGTTGGCCGTCGCCCGGCTGACGGTGGACTCGTGCATGCCGATGTCCTCGGCCACGTCTTTCAGCACCATGGGCCGGAGCTGGCTGACTCCCGTCTCCAAAAACTCCCGCTGGAATTTAAAAATGCTCTCGGTCACGCGATAGAGCGTCTGCTGGCGCTGGTGGATGCTCTTGATCAGCCACGTGGCCGCGCGCACTTTTTCTTGCAGGTATTGCCGCGCCTTTTCTTCTTCCGCTCCCTGCTGCCCGGCGAGACGCCGGTAGAAGGAGCTGACCCTGAGGCGCGGCAGCCCTTCGTCGTTGAGAAATATTTTCCATTCGTCGCCGATCTTTTCCACCGAGACGTCGGGGATGATCGTGCGAATCTCTTCTTCGTCGAAGCCGCGCGCAGGACGCGGCTCGAGTGAGGCGATCACTTGAGACGCCGCCACGATGTCGTCCACGGTGATGCCGAGCTCGCGCGCGAGTTTTTCGAAGCGTCTATTTTCGAGCTGCGCCAGGTGGTCCGAGACGATCCGCGCCGCCAGGCTATCGCCCAGGCCCAGGTTCTGGAGCTGGATCAACAGGCATTCTCTCAAGTCGCGCGCAGCCACGCCCGGAGGATCGAAGAGCTGGATCTTTTTGAGCACGGCCTCCGCCGTTTCCGGCGCGCCGCCGGTCGCATGGCAGGCTTCTTCGAGCGAAAGCGCGAGGTAGCCGTTCTCCGCCAGGTTTCCGATCATGTAAAGGCCGATCTTTTCTTCGTCCCCGGAGAGACGCGACATGCGCAATTGCCAGACCAGATGGTCTTCGAGCGAGGTCTTTTTCGTGAGCGTATTTTCCCACGAAGGCGGGCCTTCGTCCTCGTCGCCGCCCGACTCCGCCGTCAACGAGCCGTGGAGGGAGTTGGAGTGAGTATCGAGATAGTCCTGCCAGTCCATCGTTCCGATCTTGTCCGCGGCCGTCGGCTCGCGCGCCCGCTCGACCGGCTCGATTCTGTCCGGGAGATCTTCTTCGGGTTTGGCGGAGGGAGTTTCCGGCTCGCCGGCGGGACTCTCCTCCAGCGTCGGATTTTCCTGCAGCTCTTGAGAGACCAGTTCCTCTAGCTCGACGCGCGAAAGTTGCAGCAGCTTGATCGCCTGCTGCAACTGGGGGGTCATGACCAGTTGCTGCGCGAGTCTTTGGACCTGCCTGATCTCCAGCGCCATGATCAGAGCCTGAACCCTTCACCGAGATAAACCTGGCGCGCCTTGGGGCTGGTGGCGATCGTCTGCGGATTGCCTTCTTCCAACACCTGCCCTTCGTTGATGATGTAGGCGCGGTCGCAGATCCCCAACGTCTCGCGCACATTATGATCGGTGATCAACACGCCGATGCCGCTATT
The genomic region above belongs to Candidatus Binatia bacterium and contains:
- a CDS encoding HPr family phosphocarrier protein, coding for MDKLVKKLAIKNKLGLHARAAALLVQTINRFDAEVTISKDGQTVDGRSIMGVLTLAATQGSEIAVEAKGKQAGEALRAVEKLVDKKFFESE
- the rpoN gene encoding RNA polymerase factor sigma-54; translation: MALEIRQVQRLAQQLVMTPQLQQAIKLLQLSRVELEELVSQELQENPTLEESPAGEPETPSAKPEEDLPDRIEPVERAREPTAADKIGTMDWQDYLDTHSNSLHGSLTAESGGDEDEGPPSWENTLTKKTSLEDHLVWQLRMSRLSGDEEKIGLYMIGNLAENGYLALSLEEACHATGGAPETAEAVLKKIQLFDPPGVAARDLRECLLIQLQNLGLGDSLAARIVSDHLAQLENRRFEKLARELGITVDDIVAASQVIASLEPRPARGFDEEEIRTIIPDVSVEKIGDEWKIFLNDEGLPRLRVSSFYRRLAGQQGAEEEKARQYLQEKVRAATWLIKSIHQRQQTLYRVTESIFKFQREFLETGVSQLRPMVLKDVAEDIGMHESTVSRATANKYVHTPHGLFELKYFFQSGLRSGNGEDIAAESVKDKIRGIISTEDPKRPFSDQHIAKLLSDDAIGIARRTVAKYREAMGILPSSRRRQPYLRK
- the raiA gene encoding ribosome-associated translation inhibitor RaiA encodes the protein MTDVKVSVTFRHTRPTDALKHYAEEKLHKIGKYFDRPLEAHVVLSVDSRERQLAEVTIQARGMTIHGREETADLYSAIDLLLDKIEQQIRKYKTKTRLKRRRVKT
- the metK gene encoding methionine adenosyltransferase produces the protein MAAKDFLFTSESVSEGHPDKMCDQISDAILDAHLSGDPDSRVACEALTKTGMVVVAGEITSKAKVGYNEIIREVVSEIGYNDSAMGFDGNTCAIISAIERQSPDISQGVTEGEGLHKEQGAGDQGMMFGYACDETPELMPFPIQMAHGLVKYLAKIRKGGEAPFLRPDSKSQVTVEYRDGRPARVTSVVISTQHIPEVEYKKLKDTVIDGVIRAVVPADFLDKNTVYHVNPTGRFVVGGPQGDCGLTGRKIIVDTYGGMGRHGGGAFSGKDPSKVDRSAAYMARYIAKNIVAAQLARKCEVQLAYVIGVADPVSITVDTFDTGTIPEKDLSRIVREVFSLTPKGIIQALDLKRPIYRSTASYGHFGRVPENGCFTWEKTDQVEALKKAAAKV
- a CDS encoding PTS sugar transporter subunit IIA — translated: MKITDFLAAARIIPDLKGKDKRSVLKEMADCLASLDRALDARSLFDTLLEREKISSTAIGEGVAIPHGKVPGIRQVTGIFARSVQGVNFDSLDGGPTHLFFVLIAPEDSAADHLKALARISRLLKDSSFRVRLMEGKTQEEIFAVIVEEDRKF
- the rapZ gene encoding RNase adapter RapZ, translated to MIDSLDIVVVTGLSGSGKSVAIRALEDRGFFCIDNLPVALIPRFIELCRGYGEGISRIALGVDLRAGQFLQSWPEVLTGLRSVGHHVEVLYLDASDDVLLRRFSETRRPHPLAGDGPVQEGIARERKAMEGMRALADKVIDTSQLNVHELKKEVEEQFSQSVSPRRMNLFLTSFGYKYGIPPDADMILDVRFLPNPFFVHELREKKGLEPDVAEYVLKLDETHVFLDRLYALLEFTLPQYVREGKSSLTLALGCTGGRHRSVVLVEELKKRLDGEQFRIHVKHRDIDK
- the ahcY gene encoding adenosylhomocysteinase, with the translated sequence MAGKKYDVKSLALAPQGKKRIAWAGQDMPVLGRVRERFQKEKPFQGLRFSACLHVTAETANLVQTLRAGGAQVLLCASNPLSTQDDVAASLVKHDRIPTFAIKGEDHKTYYRHLRAALDHAPVVTMDDGADLVSMLHKDYAHLASNLIASMEETTTGVIRLRALAADKKLKIPVIAVNDASTKHLFDNRYGTGQSTIDGVIRATDMLLAGKRVVIAGYGWCGKGVASRARGMGSKVIVTEVDPIRALEAAMDGFEVMSMKEAAKIGDLFITLTGDMHVVGKEHLKLMKDGAVVCNSGHFDIEIDLKALKQMARKEEKNVRNFVDAYTLPGGKKIFILGEGRLVNLAAAEGHPASVMDMSFATQALASEWAVKNRSKLKPQVYEVPKAVEDWVASLKLSSMGIRIDRLSSEQEKYLSSWNMGT